The window CGTTCGCGCGCTCGACGCGCGCCGGTGAGTCGGAGATGACCGCGACCATGCCGGGGCGCATGACGGGAAAGGTCCCGACAAAGTCGGCGACGCGCTCGTAGGCGCGTTTGACCATCTCGAGCGCGTTCTCGTCGACCGTCTCGAGGTTACGGTACATCTGCTTGTCGAGCATCAGCTCTTCGCGGCCTTGCGGCCAGATGCGCCAGGAGTCGTTGTCGATCACGTCGGCGATCACGAGCTGGCCTTGGTTCTCTCCGCCGGCCAGGCGTCCGAACTCGATCTTGAGATCGACGAGCAAAACGTCGCGCCGCCGCCAGGCGTGGGAAAGAATCTCGAACGTCAGCCGCGCCAGCTCGCTCATGATTCCGACTTCCTGCGCGGCGGCGATATTGCGCGCGATGATCTGGTCCGGCGCGATCAGGGGATCGTGATTGGCGTCGTCTTTGAAGAAAAACTCGACGACGCGCGGGACGAGCAGCGTGCCGCGCGCAAGCCCCGGGTTGCGCTTGACGAACGAGCCGGCTGCGACGCCGCGGGTAACGACCTCAAGCGGAATCATGTTCGCGCGCCGCACGACCATCTCGTTGTTGTCGTCGTCCTCGCCGCCGGTGAGATAGTGCGTCGGCAGGCCGCAAAGGTTGAGCAGCCGGAAGACGCGCGCGGTCGTCTGCGCGGCCAAGCGTCCCTTCCCCGCGATCACGTTGCGGCGCGCCCCGTCACCCGACGAGATCTGATCCGTTTGCGCTACGACCAGCTGATGCGGCTGACCGGGGTTCTCGTAGAGCACCTTCGTCTTTCCACGGGCGATTTCGATCCCTTTGTTCACGTCAAGCTCACTTCAGGCTGTTGCGGGAAATCCGGCAGACGATCGATGCGGTCGGCCAAGAGCCGGGCGCGCTGCGGAGCCGTGCCGACGTGGCCGCTCGGATCGAGCAGCCGCCGAATCTCCGCCGGATCCAAAAAGGCAGTCAGCGCGCGATCTTCGGCGAGCAGGCGCGCGAGCGGATTCTCTTCGCCGCGGCGTACCGCTTCCCACGCTTGCACCGATGCATTGCGCAACGCTTCGTGTAGAACTTGCCGGTCCCCGCCGGCGCGTACCGCCTCCATCATCACGGTTTGCGTTCCGGTAAAGGGTGCGTAAGTCCGGCAGTTCGCGACGATGCGACGTTGGTCGACACGCAATCCGTCGACGACCCTGCGCGCCAGGGCAATCAGTTCGTCGGCACAGAGCAGCGCTTCGGGGAGCACGACTCGGCGGTTCGCGCTATCGTCGAGCGTTCGCTCCAAGAAATTCGTCGCGGCGTTCTGCCACGTCACGTCGGCGTATGCGGGAAGCAATCGTGCGAGCGAGCCGATTCGCTCGGAGAGAATGGGGTTCTGCTTAAACGGCATTACGGAGCTGCCCACCTGCGACTTCGCGAACGGCTCGCCGAGCTCGCCGAAGCCGGGGCTTGCGAGAATGCGCACGTCCGCCGCGAACTTTGAAAGCGACGCGCCGAGGCCGGCGAGCGCGCTGAGCAGCAGGTAGTCGAGCTTTCGCGGATAGGTCTGCGTGCTGATCTCGAGCGCTTGCAGGCCGAAACGCTCCAGCACGTAGCCCTCGATCTGAGCTGAGCCGCCGCCCTCCCCGGCGAGGCGCTCGTAGGAGGCCGCGGTCCCGACGGCGCCGCGCAGACCCTTGGTCGTCAGGTGATCGAAGACGAAGCGCAGCTGGTCGTCGTCGACGAGCAGGTCCTGTGCGTACACCGCGAACCGGTAGCCGAGCGTCGTCGGTTCTGCCGGCTGCAGATGCGTGAACGCCATGCAGACCAGCTCGGCCGTTTCGCGGATCTTCGAGGCGAAGGCCGCGAGCAGCTCGCGCAGGCTCACGCCGATGTACGACAGCGCGAGGCGCAGCCGATAGGTCTCGACGGTATCCTCGATGTCCATCGAAGTCGCGCCGAGATGCAGCTTGCCGCCGCCCTGCGTCGCCTGAGATGCGAAGACGCGGATCTCAGCCATCAAATCGTGGTGGATCTCGCGTTCGATCGCCAGCGCCGCATCGATATCGATCTCGCCGGCGTGGGCCCGCAGATCGTCGAGTTCGGTCTGCGCGATGAGGCCCTGCGAGGCTTGGGCCTCGGCCAGCGCCACCCAGACCGCGCGCCAAAGACGCCGGCGCGTCTGTTCGGAGAAGAGCGAACGAAGCTCCGCGCGCCCGTATCTCCACGAGAACGGCGAGGCGTAGGTGCGATAATCCATGGGCTTGCAAACGGCCTTCGCCCCGCGGGAAGCCTGCGCCTCGTCACCGTAGAGGAAGCGAATGAAGGCGGCCGGCGCAATGCTGCTCGTTCTGAATTGCGCGCTTTCCGGCTGCGTCAAAAGCGGCAGCCTTTCTGAAGGGCGGCACTCCTGGACGCGCGCCGGCGTACTGCGCATCGCCCTGGCGGAGGAGCCCAAAACGCTCAATCCGCTGCTCTTCGGTACGACCGGCGAGGGTTTCGTCGAGCGGCTGATGTTCGAACCGCTGCTCTCGGCCGACCCGCGCGGCAACCTGGTGCCGATGCTCGCCGCTGCCGTCCCCACGCAAACCAATCGCGGCGTCAGCGCCGACGGGCTCACGATCACCTACCATCTTCGCCGCGATGCGCGCTGGAGCGACGGCGTTCCGGTAACGGCTAACGACGTCAAGTTCAGCCGGAACGCGATTGAAAATCCGAACAACAACGTCGTCTCACGCCACGGGTACGACGACGTTGCGGCAATCGACACGCCCGACGCGAAGACCGTGACCGTGCATCTCAAAAAGCGCTTTCGCCCTTCGTCAACACCTTTTTCGCCGAAAGCGACCAGCCGTACGACGTGGTGCCGGCGCACGTTCTGGCG of the Candidatus Cybelea sp. genome contains:
- the purB gene encoding adenylosuccinate lyase, with protein sequence MDYRTYASPFSWRYGRAELRSLFSEQTRRRLWRAVWVALAEAQASQGLIAQTELDDLRAHAGEIDIDAALAIEREIHHDLMAEIRVFASQATQGGGKLHLGATSMDIEDTVETYRLRLALSYIGVSLRELLAAFASKIRETAELVCMAFTHLQPAEPTTLGYRFAVYAQDLLVDDDQLRFVFDHLTTKGLRGAVGTAASYERLAGEGGGSAQIEGYVLERFGLQALEISTQTYPRKLDYLLLSALAGLGASLSKFAADVRILASPGFGELGEPFAKSQVGSSVMPFKQNPILSERIGSLARLLPAYADVTWQNAATNFLERTLDDSANRRVVLPEALLCADELIALARRVVDGLRVDQRRIVANCRTYAPFTGTQTVMMEAVRAGGDRQVLHEALRNASVQAWEAVRRGEENPLARLLAEDRALTAFLDPAEIRRLLDPSGHVGTAPQRARLLADRIDRLPDFPQQPEVSLT
- a CDS encoding ABC transporter substrate-binding protein, translating into MKAAGAMLLVLNCALSGCVKSGSLSEGRHSWTRAGVLRIALAEEPKTLNPLLFGTTGEGFVERLMFEPLLSADPRGNLVPMLAAAVPTQTNRGVSADGLTITYHLRRDARWSDGVPVTANDVKFSRNAIENPNNNVVSRHGYDDVAAIDTPDAKTVTVHLKKRFRPSSTPFSPKATSRTTWCRRTFWRAIRISTGFRSTPRPR
- a CDS encoding phosphoribosylaminoimidazolesuccinocarboxamide synthase encodes the protein MNKGIEIARGKTKVLYENPGQPHQLVVAQTDQISSGDGARRNVIAGKGRLAAQTTARVFRLLNLCGLPTHYLTGGEDDDNNEMVVRRANMIPLEVVTRGVAAGSFVKRNPGLARGTLLVPRVVEFFFKDDANHDPLIAPDQIIARNIAAAQEVGIMSELARLTFEILSHAWRRRDVLLVDLKIEFGRLAGGENQGQLVIADVIDNDSWRIWPQGREELMLDKQMYRNLETVDENALEMVKRAYERVADFVGTFPVMRPGMVAVISDSPARVERANEIVNALGQLGLPSVRHVASPATTPGFVLQLLGQLEASFGRLVIIAAGENDLLRAMLDASSSAPVLDGRDETGRVMMECAKLFGLEDTVLYGRTLLMQANSRTVVLQADASLQQPPPMPQKSALG